The genomic region ATATGCCATTTAAgcaactatattaaaattaatgtCTATATGGTTTGGCATGCATGGTTCACTTTATAACATAAGATAACTACAGTATTGGCAAAATGTTGATTCAATTTCCTCTATTTTTTACTTTCATTGTAGTGCCCATCACTATTAGGCACTATTAATCACCATTTCAAGCACCCATAAGCCTAAAATCTCTCACACATGTCAATTGCCAAACATTGAATCATTTTACTATAACGACTCAAAATTTTGTTATTCTCATTAGTATCTTATTACACACTAGCTTGCCTATTCCATTATCCATTTCTAGTTTGAATATTGTTATTTCACAAATGATCTATGAAACCCAAATATTTACCTTACTATGTTTTCTAACTATTTTCATCCAAATTTTCTTATTAAACAATGTTTCCTCATTTGAGAACCTTCTTATAATCCTTCATGCTCTTGTAAATCTTCCCACATTATTTACACACTCTCATGCTCTCTCAATTTCCTCATGCACTATCTCATTGTACTAAACTATATTTTTCACTTGCAATTAAAGAAATTACATTATATATTCTTGTTGAAACTATACTAAAGAGCCTTGGCACACTTCTAAGCTTCTTAACATTATCCTTGATACTCTATATACACTTTCCTAAATTGGCAACATTCCTATTTATCTCTAACCTCAATAACACACATCAATTGCACATACCTACATTCTAGAATTTGCACTCTTGAAATTACCAATCTATTTGCAGTAAAAATTGTCAAATAGAAATTTTACCAAAATCAGTTTCTAAGCCAAAACTTTTTTCTCCCCCCTAAAATTTTACATTTGTTTCACACTCTTAATAGCAAATCCTTTAGATATGCAAGCATTGTAGAAGAGTATCAATTTTCTTAGCAACCTCAATTGATTTTAGAGTATCATAGTCAAGGGACATTACTATTTgtcaatgataaaaaaaatataagattagaaACAAGCATGACCCCTAATAACTAGCATGTTTAGAAGGTCACTATTATATCCCTAGTCAAAAACATGTTCCAATCACGTAAGGGCCAGATTCCGGATTGAATTCTTTGTATCCTGAACCAACTAAAGCTTATGCTTCCAGTttctaaataataataaattgactATTCAACAATTCTAAAGTTAGAATATAAAGTACAGTATGTTTAGTCCACGATTGTTAGTACTTTcttttttgggataaaatccaatcTGTATGTCAATTTCTGTGGCCTCGCTAAGCCCTGATATGAGTGTGAATTAATTGTTAATTCAAACATAGAAGACGTCGCTTGTATTATGGCAAACAACCCGTGCTACTGCACAATGAACGATCCCGTGAAAATATATTTATCCTTATAAGGATGTTGCATAAAACGGACGATCTGTAACAGGTATTAAATGTGCATCTAAtacaaacataaaggaaaatagTCCCCGAGTCATGCATTTGCATATTGAATGATAGCAATTAACCGTAAAATGAAAAAAGCGACCTAAACAGGCAactttaattcttttttttggATTGAGCAAGTGTGCATTGTGAACCATACATAAATTTTGTGAATGATATTGATCCTAAAAGCCTGCAAATGTCCCATTCACGCTCACTGTTGGCCCGTGACTAACATCTTTGCCACGCTTTATATAAACAAAGCTTTCAGAATATATTTTTCATATAGCATTGTGGCTTGGAGAAGCAAGCTTTGAAAACATTTGTTCCATATTGAATTGTCTTTTGGAGAAGCAAGCTTTGAGAACATTTATTCCATATAGAATTGTGTTTTCGAGTGGATAGAACTCCAAGACCAAAATCAAAATGTCTCGTACGAGAAAAGCTTATCTAGTGTTTGTTTTTATACTTGTGTTAAGCTCGAGAGATAATTCCACAGGAGCAAGGGATTTCAAGAAGAAATCATTGATTTTATTATCATCATCAGGTGATACAATATCATCTGATGGTGATTCGAAAGTGGTGGACGTTACAACATTTGGTGCAAAGGGCGATGGAGTCACCGATGATACTGAGGTCATATTTTTATCTATTCAAATACTTTATAGTTTATCCTCTTGACAACTATGTGATGAATTTTGTTAGTGAAATATATATTGTATTTGTGGTAATGTCATTTCAGGCATTTCAGGAAGCATGGACATCAGCTTGTGAGCAGAACTCTGCTACACTGCATGATATCAATTGCGACCCTGGTCACGGTATCAGGTAATCTCATTATTAATGGCAGTGGCCACAAAATTGTTTATTATGATACTCCTTTATTTGTTAATAGCATTAGCTCAACACAATTGTTTTTTTTCATTGTCTTTAGTATTGGAGGACTTGGGAAGGGAGGAACAAAGGCCTGTGTTTCCAATGTCACTGTTTATGACATCAACATTCATGATACATTGAATGGTCTCCGAATAAAAACATGGAGGTTTGTTAAAAACCCAATTTTTCCATTCAATATATGTCTTATCAGAGGTACCGTAAAATGCTTGACATGGAACATAATGTGATCCTCCACTTATTCTTCTTCATGTCTACAGGGAGGAATTGGGCAAGTGAAAAGCGTGTCGTTCTCCAATATACAGGTTTCCAATGTAAGGTTGCCCATTGATATTGATCGATTTTACTGTGATAAAATGGTCTGCGCCAACCAATCATCTGGAGTATACATATCAGATGTCACTTATCAGAAAATCACAGGCACTTACGTGAAAACGCCAGTCTATTTGGCTTGCAGCGATGATGTGCCATGCACCGATTTAAAGTTCCAAAAAATTGAACTTCAGGCAGTGGCTACACAGGAAAAGAGTCCCTTCTGCTGGAATAGCTATGGAGACCAACAGTCCGATGTTGAGTGCCTGCAACCTGGAAGACCCCCTCATGACCCTGCTCAAACTCTATCACCGGAAGATCTATGTTAATACCTACTCTTCAAAAACACATTTGTAGTTTCATATTTGCTCTACTTCAGTGAATGGTTAAGCTAAATCTTGAACGTTCGTTAGCCAACTAACATATATGACATTCCATGTAATTAAGATGTATTGTCCATATAAACTTTTGTTCGTGAGGGAGTTCCCTCTCTTTTCATATGAAGTTGAACAACACGAGATAATGTTTCCTCTGGTTTTCTTTCTTCTATCCTCTAAATTTGTTAGTTGTTAGCTTTGTTAGCTTTGTTCTTCACGTTCATCCCTTCCTGAGTACTCTCTTCTTGTTCTTTATCCTGACATTTACAACCTTTTCTCCCCAACTTGAAGAGAAAGTGGTGGTCGAGTGAAGTACATTGACAAACCATTGGCGGGTTGCCACAAACCAATCACGTGTTCCTCTTCACCTGCAGCCGCAAGCCTTTGGATATTGTATATGATATAATTTTTGAAATGTTTAAGCTTTCACAAATAAACGTATTGCTATTCTGATAAGGTTGCAGTTTATTCCCATGGGTGACGGTTAGTTTTAATAATTCATTTCAAACATATACAATTATATTCTCTTAGGTATAGCTTAATctatgtttatttatatatatattatattgctTTGGTTTAAATCATTCTTAAAGAaagtttatttttctttataatttgtttatttttataGTACTTGTTAAAAAATGACCTAATCAATTGATTCTTCATAATTAGTTTCTATAATCtacttttattatttttctattaaaagAATAATAATCTTGATGCTTCAATAATCACAAattttttcattaaattttaaaacaaataaagagtTAGCGTTCCACACAAGCAAAAACtagaaagaattaattattattatttttttataacaaATTAATTGATCTAGTACTAAAAGaagattttttatataatataagTTAAATTTTAGTTAGTTCCTAGCTATTCTTTGTAAGTCAATTGAAAGTTAGTAATAACTACATAAAAAATAATACAACTTATAACATTAAATATAAAATGAGGTAGCCAAAGTATTGCACACAATACAATAACAATTTGAGAGAATAATAGTTTGTGATGAAAAAAGCCATTAACTAAGGTTCAAACCTCAAAAGCGCATTCCTGTGAGGTTTGACACCTAAATGACATTAATGAATGGGATTCACCTATAAATGTCTACTTAGTTGAAGGAAAATTCTTTATTTAGATGTATGCTTActcattaaataaaaataaaaataccaacaCATCT from Cryptomeria japonica chromosome 3, Sugi_1.0, whole genome shotgun sequence harbors:
- the LOC131032463 gene encoding polygalacturonase At1g48100-like gives rise to the protein MNGYLSDIIEACDRPCSHVCELIYEKIQVDRMKRHLMRFDNGSRGTWVGRAVRTNGRAGRIEHRDDVACETNTMLAIEEPEDLNIQKTPSSRDNSTGARDFKKKSLILLSSSGDTISSDGDSKVVDVTTFGAKGDGVTDDTEAFQEAWTSACEQNSATLHDINCDPGHGISIGGLGKGGTKACVSNVTVYDINIHDTLNGLRIKTWRFGGIGQVKSVSFSNIQVSNVRLPIDIDRFYCDKMVCANQSSGVYISDVTYQKITGTYVKTPVYLACSDDVPCTDLKFQKIELQAVATQEKSPFCWNSYGDQQSDVECLQPGRPPHDPAQTLSPEDLC